One part of the Lotus japonicus ecotype B-129 chromosome 2, LjGifu_v1.2 genome encodes these proteins:
- the LOC130737200 gene encoding uncharacterized protein LOC130737200, whose product MANGHPNQLYLAPVNIGAHWVLVVINATTGTLFYLDPIHGSLNQRKVMKEMFDNAMMIYRANCNDKRITWSKAKWNTIKCPAQTNYIDCGYYVLSFLKEIIAHKKSTIPQAYFSDCQFGFYNEDQLNEIKEELATYVLKNFA is encoded by the exons ATGGCAAATGGACACCCAAACCAATTATATCTTGCACCGGTCAATATAGG GGCACATTGGGTGTTGGTTGTGATCAATGCCACTACAGGGACCTTATTTTACTTGGATCCTATACATGGTAGTTTGAATCAACGCAAAGTCATGAAAGAGATGTTTGATAA TGCAATGATGATCTACCGTGCTAATTGCAATGACAAGAGGATTACATGGTCCAAAGCCAAATGGAATACTATAAAG TGCCCTGCCCAAACAAATTATATAGATTGCGGGTACTATGTACTAAGCTTTCTAAAGGAGATAATTGCGCACAAAAAATCTACAATTCCACAAGCG TACTTCTCTGATTGTCAATTTGGCTTCTACAATGAGGATcaactaaatgaaattaaagaagagtTGGCTACTTATGTGTTAAAGAATTTTGCCTAG
- the LOC130737199 gene encoding protein FD-like, with translation MGHIHRSCFFVATIALGTSSCKSTSLYSPAPPLVTALSLNSRPDFAFDPLRPNNKSQLPQPLHHHHHPPSKPSSPCFPINPPPPFDNHLPFTSPLPCFGSNKRFAEPADYGLGDRRNKRMIKNRESAARSRARKQAYTNALKHKVDHLLEENARLKRQQQELWEAAAGQQKKKSNLYRSATAPF, from the exons ATGGGCCACATTCACAGATCGTGTTTCTTTGTCGCGACCATTGCGTTGGGGACAAGTAGCTGT AAAAGCACCTCTCTGTATTCCCCTGCTCCACCACTCGTCACCGCTCTCAGCTTGAACTCTCGCCCTGACTTCGCGTTTGATCCTCTCAGgcccaacaacaaatcacaGTTACCGCAAccccttcaccaccaccaccaccctccctCAAAGCCTTCTTCCCCTTGTTTCCCCATTAATCCACCTCCACCTTTCGACAACCACCTCCCCTTCACTTCCCCACTACCCTGTTTTGGAAGCAACAAGAGGTTCGCTGAACCTGCTGATTACGGCCTCGGGGACAGACGAAACAAGCGTATGATCAAGAATCGTGAGTCTGCTGCACGATCAAGGGCTAGAAAGCAG GCTTACACAAATGCGCTGAAGCATAAAGTTGATCATTTGCTGGAAGAAAATGCAAGGCTCAAAAGACAGCAACAAGAG TTGTGGGAAGCTGCAGCGGGtcaacaaaagaagaagagcAACCTATACCGATCAGCTACAGCTCCATTTTGA
- the LOC130740606 gene encoding cell number regulator 13-like gives MASWDHMGDFANIAQLTGVDAVKLIGMIVKAASTARMHKKNCRQFAQHLKLIGNLLEQLKISELKRYPETREPLEQLEDALRRSYMLVNSCQDRSYLYLMAMGWNIVYQFRKAQNEIDRYLRLVPLITLVDNARVRERLEVIEMDQREYTLDDDDQQAQTVILKPEPDKDDTAMLKKTLSCSYPNCSFTEALKKENEKLKLELQRSQANLDMNQCEVIQRLLEVTEVASYSVPEKCSSEKSHKKEEYNYSDANGEKVHSSDEKYHAKVDTVSPSRFSVSRKDLQSNGGSYHQEDWHTDLLACCSEPSLCMKTFFYPCGTFSKIASVAKNRPISSGEACNELMAYSLILSCCCYTCCVRRKLRKMLNITGGFVDDFLSHLMCCCCALVQEWREVEIRGANASEKTRTSPPTSQYMES, from the exons ATGGCATCATGGGATCATATGGGGGATTTTGCAAATATAGCCCAGTTGACTGGGGTGGATGCTGTGAAGTTGATTGGGATGATTGTGAAAGCTGCAAGCACTGCAAGGATGCACAAGAAAAACTGCAGGCAATTTGCACAGCATTTGAAGTTGATTGGGAACTTGCTTGAGCAGCTCAAGATCTCTGAGCTCAAGAGGTACCCGGAGACCAGGGAACCGCTGGAGCAGCTGGAAGATGCTCTTAGGAGGTCTTATATGCTGGTGAATAGTTGTCAGGACCGGAGCTACCTTTATTTGATGGCTATGGGCTGGAACATTGTTTATCAGTTCAGGAAGGCGCAGAATGAAATTGACAGATACCTGCGTCTAGTTCCTCTCATTACTCTCGTCGACAATGCTCGAGTCAGG GAGAGACTTGAAGTTATTGAAATGGATCAACGTGAATACACATTGGATGATGATGACCAACAGGCACAGACAGTTATTTTAAAACCTGAACCTGACAAAGATGACACTGCAATGCTGAAGAAAACTCTTTCCTGTTCTTACCCCAATTGTTCTTTCACTGAAGCGctcaaaaaagaaaatgaaaagcttAAACTAGAACTACAACGGTCACAAGCAAATTTGGATATGAATCAGTGTGAAGTCATTCAACGTTTATTAGAAGTCACCGAAGTTGCATCTTATTCTGTTCCAGAGAAATGTTCATCTGAAAAAAGTCATAAGAAAGAGGAGTACAATTACTCTGACGCTAATGGTGAAAAGGTTCATTCATCTGATGAAAAATACCATGCAAAAGTTGACACTGTTTCACCATCGAG ATTTTCTGTTTCACGAAAGGATCTGCAATCAAATGGAGGTTCATATCACCAGGAAGATTGGCACACTGATTTACTTGCTTGTTGTTCTGAACCTTCTCTTT GTATGAAGACATTCTTCTATCCTTGTGGAACATTTTCAAAGATTGCTAGTGTTGCAAAAAACAGACCCATAT CCTCTGGCGAAGCATGTAATGAATTGATGGCATATTCATTAATTTTGTCTTGCTGTTGCTATACTTGCTGCGTAAGGAGAAAGCTTCGGAAGATGCTGAACATCACA GGCGGCTTTGTTgatgattttctctctcatttgaTGTGTTGCTGCTGTGCCCTTGTGCAAGAATGGAGAGAAGTGGAGATCCGTGGGGCTAATG CTTCTGAGAAGACCAGAACAAGCCCTCCAACCTCCCAGTACATGGAATCTTAA
- the LOC130740604 gene encoding pentatricopeptide repeat-containing protein At3g51320-like, producing the protein MARVSTRQLLPFRTTLHPRPTTTTTVTHTLPNTTPPPPSETDGKPPPFTRHHFQTLLQSSCQTPRHLLQIQALLITTTLARIPFLARTLLSRASNLCGVDFTLLIFRYFNNPLDTFCVNTVISAYCKSHDPHLAQVFYFRSLRFRFFPNSYTFVPLIGSCGNTGCIVSGRKCHAQVIKNGFDSVLPVQNSLIHMYADCGDVQVARVLFDSMLARDLASWNSMVDGYLEAGDLSSAHALFDVMPDKNLVTWNIMISGFSKARNPGYALKLFREMGSVGLKGNATTMVCVVTACGRSARLKEGRSVHGSIIRMFSRSSLILDTALIDMYCKCRRVELATRVFERMTNRNLVSWNAMILGHCIHGSPEDGLSLFDEMVGMDKVKGEVEIDESPCADRGVVRLQPDEVTFIGILCACARAELLAEGRSYFKQMTDVFGLKPNFAHLWCMANLLANAGLVDEAEKCLRNMAKFDGDMSRESMLWANLLALCRFRRDVYLGEQFAKLLVDMYPKNLACYQFLLIIYAVAAQWENVSTVQKLMKERRLGIIPGSSLVDLKYIVHNFKVSEKRHEGIEAVNMMMDELARRFRMPSVDSGQSSVCHKENNSSWISSSSEDEDG; encoded by the coding sequence ATGGCCAGAGTCTCCACCCGTCAACTCCTTCCCTTCCGAACCACCCTTCATCCCcgccccaccaccaccaccaccgtcactcACACTCTCCCTAACaccactcctcctcctccttctgaAACCGACGGAAAACCACCACCCTTCACCCGACACCACTTCCAAACGCTTCTTCAATCCTCTTGCCAAACCCCTCGCCACCTCCTTCAAATCCAAGCCCTTCTCATCACCACAACTCTTGCCCGTATACCCTTCTTGGCACGAACCCTTCTCAGCCGCGCTTCCAATCTATGCGGCGTCGATTTCACCCTTTTGATCTTCCGCTACTTCAACAATCCCTTGGATACTTTCTGCGTCAACACGGTGATAAGCGCTTATTGCAAAAGCCATGACCCCCACTTAGCTCAGGTTTTCTACTTTCGCTCTCTGAGGTTTCGCTTCTTTCCCAATAGCTACACCTTCGTGCCGCTCATTGGCTCTTGCGGTAACACGGGTTGCATTGTTTCTGGGCGGAAGTGTCACGCTCAGGTAATCAAGAATGGGTTTGACTCTGTGTTGCCGGTGCAGAATTCTTTGATTCATATGTATGCGGATTGTGGGGATGTTCAGGTTGCTAGGGTGCTCTTTGACAGCATGTTGGCCCGGGATTTGGCTTCGTGGAATTCAATGGTTGATGGGTATTTGGAGGCTGGTGACTTAAGTAGTGCACACGCACTGTTTGATGTAATGCCTGATAAGAATTTGGTCACTTGGAATATTATGATTAGTGGGTTTTCGAAGGCGAGGAACCCTGGTTATGCGTTGAAGTTGTTCCGGGAAATGGGGAGTGTAGGATTGAAAGGCAATGCTACGACTATGGTATGTGTGGTCACGGCTTGTGGGAGGTCGGCTAGGCTGAAGGAAGGAAGATCAGTTCATGGGAGCATAATCAGGATGTTTTCGAGGTCAAGTTTGATTCTCGATACGGCTTTGATAGATATGTATTGTAAATGCAGGAGGGTGGAGTTGGCGACTAGAGTGTTTGAAAGAATGACAAACCGGAATTTGGTGTCGTGGAATGCAATGATCTTGGGGCATTGCATTCATGGGAGTCCTGAAGATGGACTGAGCCTGTTTGATGAAATGGTTGGGATGGACAAGGTGAAAGGGGAAGTTGAGATTGATGAGAGTCCATGTGCAGATAGAGGTGTGGTAAGGTTACAACCTGATGAAGTAACCTTCATTGGGATACTTTGTGCCTGTGCTAGGGCAGAGTTGTTGGCTGAGGGCAGGTCTTACTTCAAACAAATGACTGACGTATTTGGTTTGAAGCCCAATTTTGCTCATTTATGGTGCATGGCTAATCTGCTTGCAAATGCAGGGCTTGTTGATGAGGCAGAAAAGTGTCTGCGGAACATGGCAAAATTTGATGGGGATATGTCACGAGAGTCAATGCTATGGGCAAATTTGCTTGCTTTGTGTCGTTTCAGGAGAGATGTGTACTTGGGGGAACAATTTGCTAAACTTCTTGTCGACATGTATCCTAAGAACCTCGCCTGTTACCAGTTTCTGCTGATCATTTATGCCGTGGCTGCTCAATGGGAGAATGTTTCTACAGTGCAAAAATTGATGAAGGAAAGAAGATTAGGGATAATACCTGGAAGCAGTCTTGTGGACCTGAAATATATAGTTCACAATTTCAAAGTTTCCGAGAAACGACATGAAGGGATTGAAGCTGTAAACATGATGATGGATGAACTAGCTCGTAGATTCAGGATGCCAAGTGTTGATTCAGGTCAGTCATCAGTGTGCCATAAAGAGAATAATAGTAGCTGGATTAGTAGTAGTAGTGAAGACGAGGATGGCTGA
- the LOC130740605 gene encoding SKP1-like protein 1A: MSSAKKITLKSSDGEAFEVDEAVALESQTIKHMVEDDCADSGIPLPNVTSKILAKVIEYCKKHVEAANPDEKPTEDELKAWDADFVKVDQATLFDLILAANYLNIKSLLDLTCQTVADMIKGKTPEEIRKTFNIKNDFTPEEEEEVRRENQWAFE; the protein is encoded by the exons ATGTCTTCAGCGAAGAAGATCACGCTCAAGAGTTCCGACGGCGAGGCCTTCGAGGTCGACGAGGCGGTGGCGCTCGAGTCACAGACGATCAAGCATATGGTTGAGGACGACTGCGCCGACAGCGGCATCCCTCTGCCCAACGTCACCAGCAAGATCTTGGCCAAGGTGATCGAGTATTGCAAGAAGCACGTTGAGGCTGCGAATCCCGATGAGAAACCCACCGAGGATGAGCTTAAGGCTTGGGATGCTGATTTCGTCAAGGTTGATCAGGCCACGCTGTTCGATCTCATCCTG GCTGCGAACTATTTGAACATCAAGAGCCTGTTGGACCTTACATGCCAGACTGTAGCTGACATGATCAAGGGGAAGACACCCGAGGAGATTCGCAAGACCTTTAACATCAAGAATGACTTCACCCctgaggaagaggaggaagttCGTAGGGAAAACCAATGGGCATTTGAATGA
- the LOC130740603 gene encoding uncharacterized protein LOC130740603 yields MVRVSNQLLQNARTLVSDFLVCPLSKQPLRYCEESNSLISDAIGVSFPVKNGVPCLIPKDGTILEDEDESKPDNDTNLSAVSEDNQGRSS; encoded by the exons ATGGTGAGAGTAAGCAACCAGCTTCTGCAAAATGCACGAACACTGGTATCCGATTTCCTCGTTTGCCCTCTCTCCAAACAGCCCTTGAG GTACTGTGAGGAATCAAATTCCCTAATCAGTGATGCCATCGGCGTTTCCTTTCCG GTGAAAAATGGGGTACCTTGCTTGATtccgaaagatgggacgatacttgaggatgaagatgaatcaAAACCTGATAATGATACCAATTTATCTGCAGTGAGTGAAGATAATCAAGGAAGAAGTTCTTAA